In a single window of the Thermodesulfobacteriota bacterium genome:
- a CDS encoding molybdopterin-dependent oxidoreductase gives MPKLNRRKFLKLGVSGAAAVALGPGVIKAMELTLAGESYDYMVLTEREAIPYIVNDTAIKNAAIAFVEKETGKLVQVGGDPHHPGTRGKLSPEENAVNIGIYDQDRILYPLKRSGPRGEGNWEKISWDDALDEVAGKIGETLENGQPDEICLYSGERAPEVAWQRFMHGLGSSSILRESTMGSGSKKTAMRHTWGAEMETPDFANSQYILDFGSNLFETLHPYAQRVTEAMVDNKAKFVTFDVRITNTSGRSDEWVPIFPGTDGLVALAMANVIMSEGLADTKFIDMWTNYTAKKLAAHLKAFTPELAEKASGVPAHTIKRIAAEFATTKPATVFTHNSISSHLYGAYQERACMLLPIITGNVEVRGGYCLPRVVTIPDMDPTPKAPKGADTTSPVESPDYLLPFRLKDGSRKVSVLLNHGANPAYSSPAASVWRETLKDHGLVPFIVEFGSSMTETAELADIIFPDAHYLESNDLISSPSSLWPWVGLNRPVIKPRGESRDVRMVLRELARRADSDDKYGLAKYFDFKTSEDWIKGQIEKIPALVEAGGYDNLMKNGVWPRYGKLDPNSKRLMTDDKRHLKAEYGLHEKPLSSGELSGARTNPKTGVITKNGKAIGIKVGGRRVRGFDTPSRKLQIYVEAFKKHGLDPLPTWKESPLHQGLKKGEMVLTTYKAVGHTTAAAANNKYLAEFMHSNHALINKQTAAGLGIHDMDMIRVTSAAGYMVTRARATQGIHPGVVAISTSFGHHGGGRVATAHRHGHAPMWSGKFEDHDIEHNLWWEDNGVHPNDIIPPAPDPTGGSQGWGDTTVTVTPAEPGDRYGDIEVDNAKHFALYKESLKRS, from the coding sequence ATGCCTAAGCTTAACCGCAGAAAATTCTTGAAGCTCGGTGTCTCCGGGGCGGCGGCCGTTGCCCTCGGTCCCGGGGTCATCAAAGCCATGGAGCTTACCCTCGCGGGCGAGTCCTATGATTACATGGTCCTGACCGAGCGGGAGGCCATCCCCTATATAGTCAACGACACTGCGATCAAGAACGCCGCGATAGCCTTCGTAGAGAAGGAGACGGGGAAGCTCGTCCAGGTAGGGGGCGACCCCCACCACCCGGGGACCAGGGGAAAGCTCTCCCCCGAGGAAAACGCGGTCAATATCGGTATCTACGACCAGGACAGGATACTCTATCCCCTTAAGAGGAGCGGCCCGAGGGGAGAGGGCAACTGGGAGAAGATATCCTGGGACGACGCCCTTGATGAGGTCGCGGGGAAGATCGGCGAGACGCTTGAAAACGGGCAGCCCGATGAGATATGCCTCTACTCCGGGGAGCGAGCGCCGGAGGTGGCCTGGCAGCGGTTCATGCACGGCCTCGGCTCGAGTTCCATCCTCCGCGAGAGTACCATGGGCAGCGGCAGCAAGAAGACCGCCATGCGGCACACCTGGGGCGCCGAGATGGAGACCCCGGACTTCGCCAACAGCCAGTACATACTCGACTTCGGCAGCAACCTCTTCGAGACCCTCCATCCTTACGCCCAGCGGGTAACCGAGGCGATGGTCGATAACAAGGCGAAGTTCGTAACCTTCGACGTGAGGATAACCAACACCTCGGGGAGGTCCGACGAATGGGTCCCCATATTCCCCGGGACCGACGGGCTCGTCGCCCTCGCCATGGCCAATGTGATCATGAGCGAGGGGCTTGCGGACACCAAGTTCATAGATATGTGGACCAACTACACCGCCAAGAAGCTCGCGGCGCATCTCAAGGCGTTCACACCCGAGCTCGCGGAAAAAGCCAGCGGTGTGCCGGCCCACACCATAAAGAGGATAGCGGCCGAGTTCGCGACCACAAAACCGGCCACGGTCTTCACACACAACAGCATAAGCAGCCACCTCTACGGGGCCTATCAGGAAAGGGCCTGCATGTTGCTGCCCATAATCACGGGCAACGTGGAGGTAAGGGGCGGCTACTGTCTGCCGAGGGTCGTAACCATACCGGACATGGACCCCACCCCCAAGGCGCCCAAAGGGGCCGATACCACCTCCCCCGTGGAGAGCCCGGACTACCTCCTTCCCTTCCGGCTCAAGGACGGCAGCCGGAAGGTATCCGTGCTCCTGAACCACGGCGCGAACCCGGCCTACTCCTCTCCGGCGGCGAGTGTCTGGAGGGAGACCCTGAAGGACCACGGGCTCGTACCGTTTATAGTCGAGTTCGGCTCCTCCATGACCGAGACCGCGGAGCTGGCCGACATAATATTCCCGGACGCCCACTACCTCGAAAGCAACGACCTCATATCCTCACCCTCGTCGCTCTGGCCCTGGGTGGGTCTGAACAGGCCGGTAATAAAGCCCCGGGGGGAGTCCAGGGACGTCAGGATGGTCTTACGGGAGCTTGCAAGGCGCGCCGACTCCGACGACAAGTACGGCCTTGCCAAGTACTTCGACTTCAAGACCAGCGAGGATTGGATAAAGGGGCAGATCGAGAAGATCCCCGCACTCGTCGAGGCAGGCGGGTACGACAACCTCATGAAGAACGGGGTATGGCCGCGCTATGGGAAGCTGGACCCGAACTCTAAAAGGTTGATGACTGACGATAAAAGACACTTAAAGGCCGAATACGGCCTGCACGAGAAACCCCTCTCCTCCGGGGAGTTGAGCGGGGCGAGGACTAACCCGAAGACCGGCGTTATAACCAAAAACGGCAAGGCCATAGGCATAAAGGTCGGCGGCAGGAGAGTCAGGGGCTTCGACACCCCGAGCAGGAAGCTCCAGATATATGTCGAGGCGTTCAAAAAACACGGTCTCGACCCCCTTCCGACCTGGAAAGAGAGCCCGTTGCACCAGGGGCTCAAAAAGGGCGAAATGGTCCTTACCACCTACAAGGCCGTGGGCCATACGACCGCCGCAGCTGCGAACAACAAGTACCTCGCGGAGTTCATGCACTCGAACCACGCTCTGATAAACAAGCAGACCGCCGCCGGTCTCGGCATACACGACATGGACATGATACGGGTTACGTCGGCGGCGGGCTACATGGTAACAAGGGCACGCGCGACCCAGGGTATCCACCCCGGGGTCGTTGCCATTTCCACCTCCTTCGGGCACCACGGAGGCGGACGCGTGGCCACGGCCCACCGCCACGGCCACGCCCCCATGTGGTCGGGCAAGTTCGAGGACCACGACATAGAGCACAACCTGTGGTGGGAGGATAACGGGGTCCACCCCAACGATATAATACCGCCCGCGCCGGACCCGACTGGAGGAAGCCAGGGATGGGGAGATACGACCGTCACGGTAACCCCGGCTGAGCCCGGGGACCGCTACGGCGACATTGAAGTCGACAACGCAAAGCACTTCGCGCTCTACAAAGAGAGCCTTAAAAGGAGCTGA